TAAAGTTCCTGGTTGAGGGTGCCAACAACTCTGGTACACCTTGCTCTCATGTATTTCCCGGATGGATTATTCCTCTTAATGAATGAAAAACAACATCTGGCTGTATTTCGTCAAAAAAAAAACCCAGAGATGTTGTACATGCGTGGGGCATTGTAATGGAAGATGAAAGTGACACGACTGGCGTCTCACATGCACCGCTGCCTTTGCCGATTAAAAAAAAGAAACAGAACAGTGCATCCTGCAACTTGCCCACGCAGACATCGTTTTGAGTCACGGGCTGACAGCATGCCCCAGACAGGACAGCCATGTGAAACGTATTAAACATTGATTACCCTGACGCAGCACATATCTCCATGCATCTGCGCCCAGTCTGAACGGTCGCGATAGAAGGCACCGTGGAGCTCGTCCTACAAAAAAATGGACTCCTCCTTTCCCCGTCCCTTTGATTTGCTTACCCTCGACGGAGGGCGTGTGGAACGTATTTTTGACGGGTAACGGGTCTTCCAAGATCCGTCTGGTTTAGGTTTTGATGGACCCATCTAGATTCGTCCACCTTTTGTGGTCCTCAGAGTTTCTACAATTAAAAAAAAAGTCAGTTAACAAGATCACCGAGGTTGTAGTTGTAGTGTGTGAACCGTTGTAGGTCGTGGTGTATATAAGCCGTCGTGAGGCACAAGGACGGATCCACCACTCCTCCGCCCGcaacaaaataaaagaaaagatgACCGTCTCTCGCTGCCCCATCCTTCTGCTCCCGCTCCTCTTCCTCTGCACCCTCCCGCCGCTCGCCTCCGCCTGCGACCGCTGCGTGCACCGCACCAGAGCCGCCTACTACGCCTCCTCTCTCACCCTCGCCGGTACGATTCCTACATCTGGATACACATGCTTTGTTTCTACCTATACATGGCACATGCATGATTCTGACTGTTCGATTGTGGTGTCTTGCAGCCGGCTCCTGCCGGTACGGCGCGGCGGCCGCGTCCCTCAACGGCGACCTGCTCGCCGGGGCGGGCCCGGCCCTGTACAGACAAGGCGTCGGCTGCGGCGCGTGCTTCCAGGTGCGCTGCAAGGACGAGGAGCTCTGCGCTACCGCCGGCGTGAAGGTCGTCGTCACCGACCGCGCCAGCACCAAGACGAACGACACCGACCTCGTGCTGAGCAGCCCGGCGTTCGCCGCCATGGCCCGCCCCGGCATGGCTGGGCGGCTCTCCAAGCTCGGCGCCGTCGACGTCGAGTACAAGAGGTAATAACAAACAGAGGTAATAACAAACAAAAACAGCGCCCGCCGAGCATGCCTGCCGTCATAAATACATACACGATTCCATTTGTCTCGGAGCATCGAGGTTGGGAACAGCTAGGCTCACGATTGTCAACGCTGCCGCGTATGTGCAGGGTGCCGTGCGTGTACGAGGGCAAGAACCTCTCGGTGCGGGTGGAGGATCGGAGCCGCGCGCCCGGCGAGCTGGCCATCACGATCCTCTACCAGGGCGGACAGACCGACATCGTCCAAGTCGACCTCGCGCAGGTCGGTTCATCGTCGAGCTGGACATCCCTGACACGCGACCACGGGTCGGCGTGGAGCACGAGCCTGGCGCCGCCGGGGCCGCTGCAGCTCAGGGCGGTGGTGACCGGCGGGTACGACGGGAAGTGGGTCTCGACCGATCGGGAGGTCCTGCCGCGCCAGTGGCGCGCCGGCGAGGTCTACGACACCGGCGTCCAGATCACCGACATCGCCCAAGAAGACTGCTTCCCCTGCGACACGCAGGAGTGGAAGTGAAGGGTGACGGTGGACAAACGTGCATGAGCTGCAGCTGAGGTGTGAGACACTACTATGTATCAACATAAAATGATAATAAGTAGATGACGACGGCGAGGCCGTGGCCTGAACCGCCAGACGTATAAAATACAACAAAATCCGGTGACCTTGTTGCTTATCCAAGAAGTGATATACAGTATGTAGCAGCAACCAAGAAGTGATAATGAGCAGCTGACGACGGCGGCGAGGCTGTGGCCTCAAGCCTTGCACGAAATACTACTACGACGTTAACCTCAAGCATTGTTTCTTAACGAAACTATGGTCACGCCGCAGGATTTTTTTTTTTAGGGAAACATCTTACTTTATATTTAAACAAAGTCTGTGATCTCGTCTGCTAATACACTGAGGATACAATCAGAGGGCGAAAGCCTCCAGACCAGAGAAACACCATCTCCTACAGCTACCTTAGCCAAAGTATGAGCCACTCGATTTGCTGTTCGCCTTCGCCAAGTGACTTTACACCCCGTCCAGCCCCGCATGAGTTCTTTGAAATCTTCCACGATTGGTCCCATCGCTGACAGGTTTCGAGGAGCAGAGTTAATCATGCTGACAGCTTCCCTATAGTCCATCTCCACATGAATCCGCTGGATGCCAAGCTCACGTCCGAACTCCAGGGTCTTTCGGCACGCCAACAACTCGACGATCTCTGGCCTCGACTGGTTGGGGAAGAGCTGGGTCAGGGCACCCCGGAAGGCACCTGTGTGATCCCTGACCACCACCCCACCGCCGGCATTCCCCATGACAGCTGAGGCCGCGCCATCCACATTTACCTTGAACCAATCGACCTCCGGCAGGTTCCATTTTTTCTTGTGGAGGCTTAACAACGGCGCGAGCTTTCTTCGTCACCGCTTCTGCCCATTCGTCCATGAATGTTGACACCGTGCTTGCAACATCCAAAGGGTTTTTGATACGTACCCCATCCCGCGCCTCGTTTCTTGCTAGCCAAAGACCATAGAGACCCTGCATAATCATCTCTTTCTCCTCCTCACGAGCTTCTCCCATCCAGTTCCAAAGCCACCTACCAATGGCCTGGTTTGAGTCGACACCCTCCGGAGGATATGAAGCCTGGATGCTGCGTTTGTCTGCCAAGTCCGCCCAGAACTGTCGCGAGTGAGGACAGCTCCAGAAGCGGTGCAACAGCGTCTCCTCCCTGCCGCAAGCACAACAAAAGACGCCCGGTTTGATTCTTCTGCGCAGCAGTTCGGACCCAGTGGCCATCCCGTTGCGCATGATTCTCCACGAGTGAACCTTAACCTTGTTGGGCACATGAGCGCTCCACATGGCCATCCAGTTCCTATGAGAGTTAACTGAAGAAGACGACCCCGGACGTCCGGAATTGGCCCTTCTCAAGTTCATCGCCAAGTGATACGCCGACCGGACTGAGTAGACTCCATCCTTGGTATAGTTCCAGGCAAGGTAGTCGTCCACCCCCTGACCACCAACCGGAATTTGCTTTATATCCGCAGCATCGTCCGGAGTAAACATCTCATCAACCTTAGCTTCATTCCATGAGTTTCCTTCCTCCGATAGCAAGTCAGCGACCCGTGTCGATCCGGGAACGAAAGTCTGGCCCAGTGGCCGAAGACTAGTTCTACGAGGTATCCAATTGTCGTGATGAAATAAGCACATTGGCACCGTCCCCAGTCCGCCACACCGCTCCTTCCCGCAGCAGATCCCGGCCGTGAAGGATGCTCCTGAAGGTGAAGGACCCATTGGCTGGGCATGTGCCACTCATAATCAACGAGTCTTTGAAATATCTAGCTCGTAAAACCCTAGCACATAGGGATTCCGGGACTTTCAAGATCCTCCAGGCTTGCTTACCGAGGAGGGCCTGGTTGAAAGCCTCATAATTTTTGAACCCCATGCCTCCCTCTCGCTTTGACAGACACATTTTATCCCAGGCCACCCAGTGCACCTTATTCTCACCATGAGCTGAACCCCACCAAAAGTTAGAAGAGATAGAAGTCCGGTTCTGGCACATTTTCTTGGATAGTTGGAAACAGCTCACAGTGAACGTCGGTGTCGCTTGTAACCCGGATTTGGCTAGCACTTCCTTCGCAGCCTTAGAGAGACCCTGTCCTTTCCAACCAAGCACCTTGCCCTTTGAGCTCTCCCTGACATATCTACAGGTGCCATCTTTGGATCTGCCCACCGCCGTCGGTAGGCCCAGGTACTTCTCGCTGAGGGCTTCAGAGTTGATGCCAATCACTCCCTTCAGCACGTTTTTGTTTTCCTCCGTACAGCCCTTCCCGAAGAAAATCGaggactgtcggtgtcaaaaccggcggatctcgcgtagggggtcccgaactgtgcgtcttaggttgatggtaacaggagacaggggacacgatgtttacccaggttcgggccctctctatggaggtaataccctacttcatgcttgattgatcttgatgaatatgagtatttcaagagatctaccacgagatcgcaatggctaaaccctagaagtctagcctgtatgattatgattgtcctctctacggactaagccctctggtttatatagacaccggaggagactagggttgtacaaagtcggttacagagaaaggaatctttaTATTTggacaccaagcttgccttccacgccaaggagagtcccatccgaacacgggagagagtcttcggtctttgtatcttcacagcccatcagtccggcccaagtCCAATAGGCCAAATGCCCGAGGACTGATACGTCtcatctataatttatgaagtattcatgctgttatatcacatatcttggatgtttaatgggctttattacacacttttatatgatttttgggactaacctattaacctagagcccagtgccagtttctgttttctccttgttagAGTATCGCAAAAAAGGAAAACCAAagggagtccaattgacgtgcaacttgacggagaccatttttggaccagaagaagcccacggagtaccggaagtaggccagaagagtcccgggctgcccacgagggtgggggcgcgcccacccccccggggcgcgcccctgcctcatggacagcccggaaacccccctgacgtgaaatcaacgccaacacctctcatatataccaaaacttccagaaagaaacctagatcggaagttccgccgccgcaagcctctgtagccatgagaaatcaatctaggccctctctggcaccctaccggagggggccatcatcaccggtggccatcgaggaggatcccggaggggccatcatcaccatgaaggccaaggacgagaggggggaggccatggaggaagaagcacaagggggagaacctctcctcctctctcttgttGGCACCGaagtgccatcgagaggggaatcatcaccgcagtgatcatcttcatcaacatcatgccctagaggcaataataaaatggttattattctatttccttgttcatgataattgtctattgttcatgctataattgtattaactggaaaccgtaatacatgtgtgaatacatagaccacaacatgtccctagtaagcctctagttgactagctcgttgatcaatagatggttatggtttcctgaccatggacattggatgtcattgataacgagatcacatcattaggagaatgatgtgatggacaagacccaatcctaagcatagcacaagatcgtgtagttcgtttgctaagagcttttctaatgtcaagtatcgtttccttagaccatgatattgtgcaactctcggataccgtaggaatgctttgggtgtaccaaacatcacaacgtaactgggtggctataaaggtgcactacatgtatctccgaaagtgtctgttgggttggcacgaatcgagactgggatttgtcactccgtatgacggagaggtatctctgggcccactcggtaatgcatcatcataatgagctcaatgtgactaaggagttagtcacgggatcatgcgttacggaacgagtaaagagacttgccggtaacgagattgaacaaggtatagggataccgacgatcgaatctcgggcaagtaacataccgatagacaaagggaattgtatacgggattgattgaatccccgacatcgtggttcatccgatgagatcatcgtggaacatgtgggagccaatatgggtatccagatcccgctattggttattggccggagaggtgtctcggtcatgtctgcatggttcccgaacccgtagggtctacacacttaaggttcggtgacactagagttgttatgggaaatagtatgtggttaccgaaggttgttcggagtcccggatgagatcccggacatgacgaggagctccagaatggtccggaggtgaagatcggtatattggacgaagggtactggagtccggaattgttccgggggtaccaggctatggccagcatgtccgaaaggggtttcggaggccccggcaagcgttggggggccttatgggccaaggggaaggggtaaaccagcccactaaggggctgtgcgcccctcccaacccctctcacgtaaccaggagaggtgggggcgccacccctagggcagccgcccctcccggcttgggggcaagtttcctagggggtgggggcgcccaaacccatctagggtttcctctggccgccgcctcctctagatccatctagaggggccggccccctctccccttccccctatatatagtgagggggtgggagggcagccgcaccccttgcctggcgcaaccctctcctcctccaactcctcctcctccttcgtagtgcttagcgaagctctgccggagaaccacgagctccatcgccaccacgccgtcgtgctgctggagttctccctcaacttctcctctccccttgctggatcaagaaggaggagatgtccccgggctgtacatgtgttgaacgcggaggcgccgtccgttcggcgctagatcggatcttccgcgatttgaatcgccgcgagtacgactccatcaaccgcgttcttgtaatgcttccgcttagtgatcttcaagggtatgaagatgcactccctctctctcattgctagcatctcctagattgatcttggtgacacgtatgaaaattttgaattattgctacgttccccaacagtggcatcatgagctaggtctatgcgtagattctatgcacgagtagaacacaaagtagttgtgggcgatgatttgttcaatttgcttgccgttactagtcttatcttgattcggcggcattgtgggatgaagcggcccggaccgaccttacacgtactcttacgtgagacaggttccaccgactgacatgcacttgatgcataaggtggctagcgggtgtctgtctctcccactttagtcggatcggattcgatgaagagggtccttatgaagggtaaatagcaattggcatatcaccgttgtggcttttgcgtaggtaagaaacgtttttgctagaaacccatagcagccacgtaaaacatgcaacaacaattagaggacgtctaacttgtttttgcagggtatgttatgtgatgtgatatggccaaaaggatgtgatgaattatatatatgtgatgtatgagactgatcatgttcttgtaataggaatcacgacttgcatgtcgatgagtatgacaaccggcaggagccataggagttgtcttaatttattgtatgacctgcgtgtcaatgaaaaacgccatgtaattactttactttattgctaaccgttagccatagtagtagaagtaatagttggcgagacaacttcatgaagacacgatgatggagatcatggtgatggagatcatggtgtcatgccgatgacgaaggtgatcatgccgcgcctcgaagatggagatcaaaggcgcaagatgatattggccatatcatgtcactttatgatttgcatgtgatgtttgtcatgtttacatcttatttgcttagaacgacggtagcataaataagatgatccctcactaaaatttcaagagatgtgttccccctaactgtgcactgttgcgaaggttcgttgtttcgaagcaccacgtgatgatcgggtgtgatagattctaacgttcgcatacaactggtgtaagccagatttacacatgcgaaacacttaggttgacttgacgagcctagcatgtacagacatggcctcggaacacaagagaccgaaaggtcgaacatgagtcgtatagtagatacgatcaacatggagatgttcaccgttgatgactagtccgtctcacgtgatgatcggacacggtctagtcgattcggatcatgtatcacttagatgactagagggatgtctatctaagtgggagttcattaaataatcagatgaacttaattatcatgaacatagtcaaaaggtctttgcaaattatgtcatagcttacgctttggttctaatgtttaagatatgttcctagagaaaatttagttgaaagttgatagtagaaattatgcggactgggtccgtaagctaaggattatcctcattgctgcgcagaaggcttatgtcattaatgcaccgctcggtgtgtgaacctcgagcgtcgtctatGGATGTTgagaacatctgacatacatgttttgatgactacgtgatagttcagtgcgtaatgctaacggtttagaattgaggcgccaaagacgtttttgaaatgttgcagaacatatgagatgttccaaagactgaaattgggatttcagtctggtgcccacgtcaagaggtatgagacctctgacaagtttcttaagcctgcaaactaagggagaaaagctcaatcgttgagcatgtgctcagattgtctgagtactacaatcgcttgaatcgagtgggagttaatcttccagatgagatagtgatggttctccatagtcactgccaccaagctattagagcttcatgatgaactataacatatcagggatagacatgatgatccttgagcaactcgcgatgtttgacaccgcgagagtagaaatcaagtaggagcatcaattgttgatggttagtaaaaccactagtttcaagaagggcaagggaaagaagggatacttcatgaaacggcaaatcagttgctgctctagtgaagaaacccaaggttgaacccaaacccgagactaagtgcttctgtaatgaggggaacggccactgaagcagaactaccatagatacttggtagatgagaaggcaggcaaggtcgacagaagtatattggatatacattatatgaatgtgtacgttactagtactcctagtagcactagggtattagataccggttcggttgctaagtgttggtaacttgaaataaaaggctacggaataaacgaagactagctaaaggtgagatgacgatatgtgttggaagtgtttccaaggttgatgtgatcaagcatcgcatgctccctctaccatcgagattggtgttaaacctaaataattgttatttggtgtttgcgttgagcatagacatgattggattatgtttatcgcaatacggttattcatttaaggagaataatggttactctgtctatttgaataataccttcaatggtcttgcacctaaaatgaatgatttattgaatctcgatcgtagtgatacacatgttcatgccaaaagatataagatagtaatgatagtaccacatacttgtggcactgccacttgagtcatattggtataaaatgcatgaagaagctccatgttgatggatctttggactcactcgtttttgaaaagattgagacatgcgaaccatgtctattggtatatatgcatgaagaaactccatacagatggatcgtttggactcacttgattttgaatcacttgagacatgcaaatcataccacatgggcaagatgactgaaaggcctcgttttcagtgagatgaaacaagagagcaacttgttggaagtaatacatttgatgtgtgcaatccaatgagtgccgaggcacgcagtggatgtcattatgttcttacttcacagatgatttgagtagatgctgagtatatttacttgatgaaacacaagtctgaattattgaaaggttcaagtaatttcagagtgaagttgaagatcgtcgtgacaagaggataaaatgtctatgatatgatcatagagatgaatatctgagttacgagtttggcacacgattgagacattgtggaaattgtttcacaactaataccgcctggaacaccatagtgtgatggtgtgtccgaacatcataactgcaccctattggatatggtgcataccatgatgtctcttatcaaattaccactatcgtttatgggttaggcattagagacaactgcattcactttaaatagggcaccacgcaattccgttgagacgacaccgtatgaactatggtttagagaaacctaagttgtcgtttcttaaaagtttggggctgcgacgcttatgtgaaaaagtttcaggctgataagctcgaacccaaaacggataaatgcatcttcatagaatacccaaaactgttgggtataccacctatttcagatccggaagcaaaagtgattgtttctagaaatgggtcctttttctcgaggaaaagtttctctcgaaagaattgagtgggaggatggtgaagacttgatgaggttattgaaccatgacttcaactagtgtgtagcagggcacagggagttgttcctgtggcacctacaccaattgaagtggaagcttatgatagtgatcatgaaacttcggatcaagtcactaccaaacctcgtaggtcgacaaggatgcgtactacttcagagtggtacataatcctgtcttggaagtcatgttgctagacaacaatgaacctacgagctatggagaagcgatggtgggcctggattccgacgaatggctcgaggccataaaatccgagagaggatccatgtataaaaacaaagtatagactttggaagaactacttgatggtcgtaaggctgttgggtgcagatggattttaaatggaagacggacaatgatggtaagtgtcaccattaagaaagctcgacttgtcgttaagatgttttccgacaagttcaaggagttgactacgatgagactttctcactcgtggcgatgctaagagtctgttggaattatattagcagttactgcattatttatgaaatcttgcagatgagatgtcaaaacattgtttcctcgacgattttcttgaggaaagtgttggggaacgtagcaataattcaaaattttcctacgtgtcaccaagatcaatctaggagacgctagcaacgagagagagggagtgcatcttcatacccttgaagatcgctaagcggaagcgttcaagagaacggggttgatggagtcgtactcgtcgtgatccagcagcacgacggcgtggtggtggaagtagcgggattccaacagggcttcgccaagcgctgcgggacaagggagatgtgtcacaggagggagagggaggcgccagggcttggggtgctgctcccatgcgcctccccactatatataggggtggagggggctggtttcttgccctccaagtccattggggcgttggcaaaggtggggtaaagaaatcccatcatttcccttccccaccgattgttatcccccttttttagggatcttgatcttatcccttcgggatatgatcttattccttctaaggtgggatcttggtgcgccttgaccaggggtgtggggccttgcccccactacccacgttcatgtgggtcccccattgcaggcgggccccacttcggaaccttctagaaccttcccggtacaataccgaaaaatcccgaacattttccggtggccaaaataggac
This genomic window from Aegilops tauschii subsp. strangulata cultivar AL8/78 chromosome 4, Aet v6.0, whole genome shotgun sequence contains:
- the LOC109750379 gene encoding expansin-like A1, with translation MTVSRCPILLLPLLFLCTLPPLASACDRCVHRTRAAYYASSLTLAAGSCRYGAAAASLNGDLLAGAGPALYRQGVGCGACFQVRCKDEELCATAGVKVVVTDRASTKTNDTDLVLSSPAFAAMARPGMAGRLSKLGAVDVEYKRVPCVYEGKNLSVRVEDRSRAPGELAITILYQGGQTDIVQVDLAQVGSSSSWTSLTRDHGSAWSTSLAPPGPLQLRAVVTGGYDGKWVSTDREVLPRQWRAGEVYDTGVQITDIAQEDCFPCDTQEWK